The proteins below are encoded in one region of Acidisarcina polymorpha:
- a CDS encoding CRTAC1 family protein, translating to MPLTRRSFLTGLVTTTAVRFTAQQSGSASRDLRSQPREKLSGKPFSRFVDVAHASGLTQIVPYGGVDKKQYILEANGCGCAFIDYDNDGWMDVFLLSGTKIEGAPPGATNRLYHNNRDGTFTDITVKANLTSVGWASGVCVGDYNNDGFDDLFCTAYGRNYLFRNNGNGTFTDVTKEAALLSAAVRWGTGCSFLDYNRDGHLDLFVANYVQFDIKTVPLPAQNPSCNFKGNPVYCGPRGLQPGHHSLYRNNGDGTFTDVSAESGISKSTKSYGLTVVTSDVDQDGWPDIFVACDSTPSLLFMNNRDGTFREEGTMRGVALSGDGYEQAGMGVGVGDINLDGHTDILKTHFSGDASGLFHNDGKGYFDDVTYPSHLAVETRYVSWGAGIVDLDNDGWPDLFVVTGSVYPEMEARIPEYANKGPRIIFRNLGNGIFEELTGAAYPVSGQLHSSRGCAFGDFDNDGDLDVLVMNMNEPPSLLRNDVPSGSHWLKIKLLGTKSNRSAIGSRVLVRFGRKLQCQELLSQSSYLSCNDPRLHFGLGPERIADVDIHWPAGGHDKFSAIKADQLITIQEGAGIVPNHGWANAHAK from the coding sequence ATGCCTCTGACACGACGTTCCTTTCTGACTGGACTTGTGACCACTACCGCCGTTCGTTTCACCGCACAACAAAGCGGTTCCGCATCTAGAGATCTCAGATCTCAGCCTAGGGAGAAACTATCAGGCAAGCCCTTCTCCCGCTTTGTGGATGTAGCACATGCCTCGGGCTTAACTCAGATAGTGCCCTATGGCGGGGTGGACAAGAAGCAATACATTCTAGAAGCCAATGGCTGTGGCTGCGCTTTCATTGACTATGACAACGATGGCTGGATGGACGTGTTCCTTCTGAGCGGCACAAAGATCGAGGGTGCGCCGCCTGGTGCCACAAACCGCCTCTATCACAACAATCGAGATGGGACCTTTACAGATATCACAGTAAAGGCCAATCTCACTTCAGTCGGTTGGGCGTCCGGTGTCTGCGTCGGCGATTACAACAATGACGGATTCGATGACCTCTTTTGCACTGCTTACGGACGCAATTACCTCTTCAGGAACAATGGGAACGGGACCTTCACCGATGTGACGAAAGAGGCCGCCCTTCTGAGTGCAGCAGTACGATGGGGCACAGGGTGTAGCTTTCTCGACTACAACCGGGACGGACATCTGGACCTGTTTGTAGCTAACTACGTGCAGTTCGATATCAAGACCGTTCCCCTTCCAGCCCAGAACCCATCGTGCAATTTTAAAGGGAACCCAGTCTATTGCGGACCGCGAGGCCTTCAACCCGGTCATCACTCGCTCTACCGTAATAACGGGGACGGGACATTCACCGACGTTAGCGCCGAATCTGGAATTTCAAAGTCAACGAAGTCCTACGGCTTGACGGTTGTGACGTCGGACGTAGACCAGGACGGCTGGCCCGATATTTTTGTGGCATGCGATTCGACGCCCAGCCTTCTGTTTATGAACAATCGCGACGGCACCTTCCGGGAGGAAGGAACGATGCGAGGTGTGGCATTGAGCGGAGATGGTTACGAGCAAGCAGGAATGGGCGTTGGGGTAGGTGACATCAATCTCGACGGTCATACCGATATCCTGAAAACTCACTTCTCCGGTGATGCGAGCGGCCTTTTTCACAACGATGGCAAAGGCTATTTCGATGATGTCACCTACCCCAGCCACCTGGCCGTGGAGACACGCTATGTCTCGTGGGGAGCGGGAATCGTGGACTTAGACAACGATGGCTGGCCGGATCTCTTCGTAGTCACCGGAAGCGTATATCCGGAAATGGAGGCCAGGATTCCAGAGTATGCGAATAAGGGACCTCGAATCATCTTTCGCAATCTGGGAAACGGTATCTTCGAGGAACTCACGGGCGCTGCGTATCCGGTCTCCGGCCAGCTTCACAGCAGCCGAGGTTGTGCCTTCGGCGATTTCGACAACGATGGTGATCTTGATGTCCTCGTCATGAATATGAATGAGCCACCATCTCTTCTGCGGAACGATGTTCCATCGGGAAGCCATTGGCTCAAAATTAAGCTGCTCGGTACGAAATCGAACCGAAGTGCCATCGGATCGAGAGTGCTTGTTCGTTTTGGGCGCAAACTACAGTGCCAGGAGCTCTTGAGTCAGTCGAGCTACTTATCGTGCAACGACCCGCGGCTTCATTTTGGTCTCGGTCCCGAACGAATCGCAGACGTTGACATTCATTGGCCTGCGGGAGGACACGATAAGTTCTCAGCTATAAAAGCCGACCAACTGATTACCATTCAGGAAGGAGCCGGAATAGTGCCAAACCATGGTTGGGCCAACGCTCATGCCAAGTAA
- a CDS encoding HNH endonuclease, whose product MAEFQLLPSASSLSTLPPGFPQPAGRILTSNPLPVVSRAARLEPGREVRRSRQRVLFCRCGSASIWARGLCQRCYSRVRADERHFAGLRDRVLARDRHTCQGCQATSISTVLAVHHRQPGVSSLELLVTLCPACHALVERTQVLFRDVPELLRRLWRELHPAASEQLPLFL is encoded by the coding sequence ATGGCAGAATTCCAGCTTTTGCCTTCCGCCAGCTCGCTTTCGACCCTCCCACCGGGGTTCCCGCAGCCGGCTGGCAGGATCCTGACCTCAAACCCGCTCCCCGTGGTCTCTCGGGCGGCCCGCTTGGAGCCGGGAAGGGAAGTCAGGCGTTCCCGGCAGCGGGTGCTCTTCTGCCGCTGCGGGTCGGCCTCGATCTGGGCCCGCGGTCTCTGCCAGCGCTGTTACAGCCGGGTGCGGGCCGATGAAAGACACTTTGCCGGACTACGCGATCGGGTGCTCGCCCGGGACCGTCATACCTGCCAGGGCTGCCAGGCGACGTCGATCTCGACCGTCCTCGCCGTCCATCATCGCCAGCCGGGGGTCTCCTCACTTGAACTTCTGGTCACCCTCTGTCCGGCCTGCCATGCCTTAGTCGAACGCACTCAAGTGCTCTTTCGCGATGTGCCCGAACTTCTCCGGCGCCTCTGGCGGGAGCTCCATCCGGCGGCGAGCGAGCAGCTGCCGCTCTTCCTATGA
- a CDS encoding TonB-dependent receptor → MAWSDTWTALAWACLFLVGLATPPSDILAQAFVNGAITVSVMDLAGASLPDATLTLTNISTAAVIVEKSDASGIARFVNLPPGNYRLQVDHAGFGAISQSPIVVEINNTVRLSITMQVGSVAQQVQVTAETPLLQPETSSLGQVVQERATNELPLNGRNPIALVELVPGVIPQAGAGQNPVTGNSFAPGNFQINGGAANQSAAYWDGVPMNAAGYNNELAIVPTQDALSEFKVQTANLPAEYDRFAGGIVSFITKSGSNKLHGEAYEYIRNKVLNANNFFNNREGIANPQFTQNQFGGNLGGPIRKEKLFFFGSYDGFRIRQGVPYLLTVPTAAERTGDFSNLRDASGNLIPIYDPTTTTQVNGTYTRQQFPNNIIPAGNLDPTALILEKYWPLPNTTGTPNTQANNWAGNESSGGNMNEYIGRIDWTISEKQRFFGRYAYEGWNKLADNVFGTGVVIQPDGGGQGLNTNTNQQVVLDDTYVFTPNLVGDFAVGYLRAALIVTPQTAGFDLSSLGTGWAGLAGSVPLQTVPGINLSQITGWNSATGLLIEEYTNDFDVLPNISWVRGHHSMKFGLDYRLSQVNYLQGNGVSGNFNFNSNFTSSSPNSPVGGFDFASYLLGDMASGNFVSLNFPAAQKYYEGFYVQDNWQVTPNLTINAGLRYSYDSAFTERHNRISVFQPDAINTDASQSGLNIKGQLALVDTPERRGRTGFDAFAGALAPRFGFAYQATPQTVVRGAYGLFWLPNILTYGATTPVADPINEYTTNVTSSLDGGITPYNHLSNPLPNGLIKAPGRAADINAYFNGLGPGVQLANNPYAYVQQWNLDIQRELPGRVFLDAAYAGAKGTHLPIDYQQIDQLPPQYMSLGSALINQVPNPFYNLPTPINGNLSGPTISAGQLLLPYPQYNGLSVGNNNIGSSNYNSFQLKAQRNFSSGQTILLAYTLSKNFNNGAETQTTWLDGTAGIQNNYNLAGEYSLSTFDVSQRLIVSYVLDLPVGKGKALLSGAHGVVGGIVSGWGTDGIWTAQKGTPLAFGTASNLTGSFGGGSRPNYNFAACPNGDGTSGSKYQRVVSGWFNASCFVQPAPYTFGNVSRTTSNLRTDGTDTIDASLFKNTQFLKDGFLNVQFRAEAFNLFNTPVFGGPNTTLGSAGFGTVTSQYNNPRLIQFGLKLMY, encoded by the coding sequence TTGGCATGGAGTGATACGTGGACTGCGTTAGCTTGGGCCTGCTTGTTTCTCGTCGGTCTAGCGACCCCACCCTCAGACATCCTTGCGCAAGCATTCGTAAACGGTGCAATTACCGTCTCCGTGATGGATTTGGCGGGGGCTTCACTGCCGGACGCTACGTTGACATTGACAAACATCAGCACGGCAGCCGTGATCGTCGAAAAATCTGATGCTTCTGGAATAGCCAGATTCGTTAACCTTCCTCCAGGTAACTACAGGTTGCAGGTTGACCACGCCGGCTTCGGGGCAATTTCTCAGTCGCCCATCGTTGTAGAGATCAACAACACAGTACGCCTCAGTATCACTATGCAGGTCGGATCCGTTGCGCAGCAGGTTCAGGTGACGGCAGAGACCCCGCTCTTGCAACCTGAGACTTCCTCGCTCGGCCAGGTTGTTCAAGAGCGCGCCACCAACGAACTACCGTTGAATGGCCGAAATCCGATCGCTCTCGTAGAGCTGGTTCCCGGCGTGATTCCCCAAGCAGGCGCCGGCCAGAACCCTGTGACAGGGAACTCGTTTGCGCCCGGGAACTTCCAAATCAACGGCGGAGCGGCAAACCAAAGCGCGGCCTATTGGGATGGCGTTCCAATGAATGCCGCTGGGTACAATAACGAATTGGCAATCGTTCCTACTCAGGACGCGCTAAGCGAGTTCAAGGTGCAAACCGCAAATCTTCCAGCCGAATATGACCGGTTCGCTGGCGGAATCGTGAGCTTCATTACTAAGTCTGGAAGCAACAAACTGCACGGCGAGGCGTACGAATACATCCGCAACAAGGTCCTGAATGCCAACAACTTCTTCAACAACAGGGAAGGCATTGCCAACCCGCAGTTTACCCAGAATCAATTTGGCGGAAACTTGGGCGGCCCCATTCGTAAAGAAAAATTGTTCTTTTTTGGAAGCTACGATGGATTTCGGATTAGGCAGGGAGTTCCCTATCTGTTAACTGTGCCCACAGCAGCGGAACGCACAGGAGACTTTTCTAACCTCCGTGACGCAAGCGGGAATTTGATCCCTATCTACGATCCAACCACGACGACCCAGGTCAATGGAACGTATACCCGGCAGCAATTCCCCAACAACATCATACCCGCGGGCAACCTGGACCCGACCGCTCTCATCCTCGAGAAGTATTGGCCCCTACCGAACACCACCGGAACCCCAAACACCCAGGCGAACAACTGGGCGGGCAATGAAAGCTCAGGCGGCAACATGAACGAATATATCGGCCGCATCGACTGGACGATCAGTGAAAAGCAAAGGTTCTTCGGCCGGTATGCCTATGAAGGTTGGAACAAGCTTGCGGATAATGTCTTTGGCACCGGCGTTGTGATTCAGCCAGATGGAGGCGGGCAGGGATTGAATACGAATACCAATCAACAAGTCGTACTCGATGACACCTATGTCTTTACGCCCAATTTAGTCGGGGATTTTGCGGTCGGATACCTGCGAGCGGCGCTTATCGTAACTCCACAGACCGCAGGTTTCGACTTATCGAGCCTCGGCACCGGATGGGCTGGACTAGCAGGGTCGGTGCCACTGCAGACGGTTCCCGGCATCAACCTCTCCCAAATTACCGGATGGAACAGCGCGACCGGATTGTTGATTGAGGAATATACGAACGATTTCGACGTGCTTCCCAACATAAGCTGGGTAAGAGGGCACCACTCGATGAAGTTCGGTCTCGACTACCGGCTTAGTCAGGTGAACTACCTCCAGGGCAACGGAGTCAGCGGCAACTTTAACTTCAATTCCAACTTCACGTCTAGTAGTCCAAACAGTCCAGTCGGCGGATTTGACTTTGCCTCCTATCTATTAGGCGATATGGCCTCTGGAAATTTCGTGAGTCTCAACTTCCCCGCAGCACAGAAATATTACGAGGGGTTCTACGTGCAGGATAACTGGCAGGTCACTCCTAACCTCACGATAAATGCAGGTTTACGCTACTCGTACGATAGCGCTTTTACCGAGCGACATAACAGGATCAGCGTCTTCCAGCCAGATGCCATCAACACAGATGCCTCTCAGTCCGGTCTGAATATCAAGGGGCAACTGGCACTCGTCGACACCCCGGAACGGCGAGGTCGAACAGGTTTCGACGCTTTTGCTGGAGCGCTCGCTCCCCGATTCGGCTTCGCCTACCAGGCAACTCCTCAGACAGTGGTTCGCGGTGCCTACGGGCTATTCTGGCTGCCTAACATCCTCACCTATGGTGCAACGACCCCCGTCGCTGATCCGATTAATGAGTACACCACGAACGTCACATCCTCGTTAGATGGGGGCATCACTCCCTACAATCATCTGAGTAATCCACTTCCGAACGGCTTGATCAAGGCTCCGGGCCGAGCTGCAGACATCAACGCCTACTTCAACGGTCTGGGGCCTGGAGTACAACTGGCTAACAACCCATATGCTTACGTTCAGCAATGGAATCTCGATATCCAACGCGAGTTGCCTGGGCGCGTCTTCCTGGATGCCGCGTATGCAGGTGCCAAGGGAACGCATTTGCCGATCGACTACCAGCAGATCGACCAGCTCCCGCCTCAGTACATGTCTCTGGGTTCCGCACTCATTAACCAGGTGCCGAATCCATTTTACAATTTGCCAACACCAATCAACGGGAACCTCTCCGGTCCGACAATCAGCGCCGGCCAGCTGCTCTTGCCCTATCCCCAGTACAACGGTCTAAGCGTCGGAAATAACAATATCGGATCTTCGAATTACAACTCATTTCAGTTGAAAGCACAGCGCAACTTCTCTTCCGGACAGACCATCCTGCTTGCATATACGCTGTCAAAAAACTTCAACAACGGAGCAGAAACGCAGACAACCTGGCTCGATGGAACCGCGGGAATTCAGAATAACTACAACCTGGCGGGGGAATATTCTCTTTCAACCTTCGATGTCTCACAGAGGTTGATTGTGAGTTACGTGCTGGACCTTCCTGTAGGCAAAGGGAAAGCTCTCCTTAGCGGCGCTCACGGAGTCGTCGGCGGCATCGTATCGGGTTGGGGAACGGATGGGATCTGGACGGCCCAGAAGGGAACTCCGCTCGCGTTCGGCACAGCCAGCAATCTCACCGGCTCGTTCGGCGGAGGATCTCGACCGAACTACAATTTCGCTGCCTGCCCGAATGGAGACGGCACCTCCGGTTCAAAGTATCAAAGAGTGGTAAGCGGCTGGTTCAATGCGTCCTGCTTCGTTCAGCCGGCACCTTACACATTTGGCAATGTCAGCAGAACGACATCCAACTTGCGAACTGATGGAACTGACACGATCGATGCCTCTTTATTCAAGAACACTCAGTTCTTGAAAGACGGCTTCTTGAATGTCCAGTTTCGAGCGGAGGCATTCAATCTCTTCAACACACCAGTATTTGGGGGGCCGAATACGACTCTAGGGAGTGCTGGATTCGGAACAGTCACCTCGCAATATAACAATCCCCGCCTCATCCAGTTTGGATTAAAACTAATGTATTAG
- a CDS encoding glycoside hydrolase family 172 protein produces MIIFGDRATFAQASDPGTGSAIDLLSPNVVSRMVSPENPTGEKGKGAMATPDPSDPDLSFSKAAAELGRGWKVRPFIKVPAHSTVTIMDVSGPGTIKHIWMASSQDFHGVGRASILRFYWDNEPTPSVEVPLSDFFAIGHETFAPVNSAMVVDNPMASMNCYWPMPFRKHTRITFTNDGDKELPLLTYQIDYQLGPVPESAGYFHAQWRHALVDRSNPVFTILDGVRGEGKYVGTFLSWMQLAKGWAGEGEVKFFIDGDTSFPTLAGTGTEDYFGADWGFPATYSTLYLGNVLEHKSKEYDVGMEWSLYRWHVLDPIVFHKDLKVVIQDLGWWPNGTYRPLDDDFASTAYWYQQEPHAPFPQLPSVEARATR; encoded by the coding sequence GTGATTATATTTGGCGACCGCGCTACCTTTGCACAAGCCAGTGACCCGGGAACCGGCTCCGCTATCGATCTGCTGAGTCCCAATGTTGTTTCCCGGATGGTGTCGCCGGAGAATCCCACCGGCGAGAAGGGAAAGGGGGCCATGGCTACCCCGGATCCATCCGATCCCGATCTCTCCTTTTCAAAGGCGGCTGCAGAGCTCGGTCGCGGTTGGAAGGTGCGTCCCTTCATCAAAGTGCCGGCTCACTCGACGGTCACCATCATGGACGTTTCCGGTCCTGGCACAATAAAACACATTTGGATGGCCAGTAGCCAGGATTTTCACGGTGTCGGGCGCGCGAGCATCTTGCGATTCTATTGGGACAATGAGCCGACTCCATCAGTCGAAGTTCCACTATCGGATTTCTTTGCTATCGGACACGAGACTTTTGCCCCTGTTAATTCGGCTATGGTTGTCGACAACCCCATGGCCTCAATGAACTGCTACTGGCCAATGCCCTTTCGCAAACACACGCGGATCACATTCACGAACGACGGCGATAAGGAACTACCGTTATTGACTTATCAGATTGACTACCAGCTAGGCCCCGTCCCGGAGTCCGCTGGATACTTTCATGCGCAGTGGCGGCATGCGCTGGTCGACCGCAGCAATCCGGTGTTTACCATTCTTGACGGTGTTCGGGGTGAAGGAAAGTATGTCGGGACATTTTTGTCTTGGATGCAGCTTGCTAAAGGATGGGCAGGCGAAGGAGAGGTTAAGTTCTTCATCGACGGCGACACCTCTTTCCCCACCCTCGCCGGCACTGGAACAGAAGACTACTTCGGAGCGGACTGGGGGTTTCCTGCAACATATTCGACGCTTTACCTGGGAAATGTTCTCGAACATAAAAGCAAAGAATATGATGTCGGCATGGAATGGAGCCTCTACCGCTGGCACGTGCTCGATCCGATAGTCTTCCACAAAGACTTAAAGGTCGTTATTCAGGACCTCGGCTGGTGGCCTAATGGAACGTATCGACCTCTGGACGATGACTTCGCTTCCACTGCCTACTGGTACCAGCAAGAGCCGCACGCTCCTTTTCCACAGCTGCCTTCCGTGGAGGCCCGAGCTACACGATAA
- a CDS encoding tetratricopeptide repeat protein gives MTVTEYLVNTVNQLETYLYGAILCAGPTSFLVVLIVMAGGNLPLALAQNVSTEALDHFRAAHEAQQAGRLDEAAREYETVNHLQPGIAEVSANLGLVYYAQAKFADSAHAFQTAERLKPDLLVANLWLGVDLVNLNQPLKAVPYLKRAISIQPEDQQAQRWLGTALWNAGDTYKALDQFQKANQLFPTDLDILFVLGEAYRKAADKEIDAVLSQATGSPLLNVSYGDKYREEEDWTKAIAHYTLALDKDPRCEEARLGLGEVYLMQNSLTDAQNEFHADLENNPLSARAHAGLARIALLTGDYQKALDLLDHALRISPDETAASLGLPPSSVIVEDPGIKLPREELERASQALHQLPESNSRSLAKAAIDAELGVPDWEAEWKQFLQATARPQVNQNPYAKARDSFYRRDFDSAKTEIRVWLTSHPGDLQARYLLAKTLRSLSVETLDRLFKQDADSYRTHQLLAQVYAMRGENEKALAEYARVVQMNPSLPGVHFEIGHLLWEGGDSDHAIEELKKELQLDSANPEANGEMGSILVEQHQPQNALPFLLAAVAALPDRTFLYLQLGKAYYLLKHYQQSEAALRKAALRDDDGSAHYQLGVLYRAESKPEDARREFSKSDAIKAERLADVKLVPQQAAPNN, from the coding sequence ATGACTGTCACTGAATATCTGGTCAACACTGTGAATCAGCTCGAAACGTATTTGTATGGTGCCATTCTGTGCGCCGGGCCGACCTCCTTCCTGGTTGTCTTGATTGTTATGGCAGGTGGCAATCTTCCATTGGCCCTTGCGCAAAACGTTAGCACGGAAGCCCTCGATCATTTTCGAGCGGCTCATGAAGCCCAACAAGCGGGCCGCTTAGATGAAGCCGCAAGGGAATATGAGACGGTAAACCATCTTCAACCAGGCATTGCAGAGGTATCTGCAAACCTGGGACTGGTGTATTACGCCCAGGCCAAATTCGCCGATTCTGCGCATGCATTTCAGACTGCCGAGAGGCTGAAGCCAGATTTGCTCGTCGCCAATCTATGGCTTGGAGTGGACCTGGTTAATCTGAACCAGCCGTTGAAAGCGGTTCCCTACTTGAAGAGGGCAATCTCCATACAACCGGAAGATCAACAGGCGCAGCGATGGTTGGGAACGGCTCTATGGAATGCGGGAGACACTTACAAAGCATTGGATCAATTTCAGAAAGCCAATCAACTGTTCCCCACTGACCTTGACATCCTCTTTGTGCTCGGAGAAGCCTACAGGAAAGCGGCAGACAAGGAAATTGATGCGGTATTGTCTCAGGCCACTGGAAGCCCCTTGCTAAATGTTTCGTATGGAGACAAATATCGCGAGGAAGAGGACTGGACGAAAGCGATTGCGCACTACACTCTCGCACTCGATAAAGATCCACGCTGCGAAGAGGCTCGCCTCGGCTTAGGAGAGGTCTATCTCATGCAAAATTCCTTGACGGACGCTCAAAACGAATTTCATGCTGACCTCGAAAACAACCCTCTCTCCGCTCGCGCTCACGCGGGTCTAGCCAGGATCGCATTGCTTACGGGCGACTATCAAAAAGCGCTGGATTTGTTAGACCATGCTCTTCGGATCTCTCCGGATGAGACCGCAGCCAGCCTGGGGTTGCCTCCATCTTCTGTGATCGTCGAGGACCCTGGAATCAAGTTGCCGCGCGAAGAACTCGAGCGCGCAAGTCAGGCGCTTCACCAGTTGCCAGAGAGCAATTCTCGCAGTCTCGCTAAAGCTGCTATCGATGCTGAGTTAGGCGTGCCGGATTGGGAGGCAGAGTGGAAGCAATTCCTCCAGGCTACCGCCCGACCTCAAGTAAATCAAAATCCTTACGCGAAAGCACGCGATAGTTTCTATCGAAGGGACTTCGATTCGGCGAAAACGGAAATTCGCGTGTGGCTAACATCCCATCCGGGCGATCTGCAGGCAAGATACCTGCTGGCGAAGACTCTAAGAAGTCTCTCAGTGGAGACGTTAGATCGCCTTTTCAAGCAGGATGCCGATTCCTACCGCACCCATCAGTTGCTTGCACAGGTCTATGCCATGAGAGGAGAGAATGAAAAAGCGCTCGCGGAGTACGCCAGGGTAGTACAGATGAATCCCTCTCTCCCTGGCGTTCACTTCGAGATCGGGCATCTTCTCTGGGAAGGTGGTGATTCCGATCATGCGATCGAAGAGTTGAAAAAGGAACTTCAACTCGACTCTGCTAATCCAGAAGCGAACGGAGAAATGGGAAGTATCCTGGTCGAGCAACATCAACCGCAGAATGCGCTACCCTTTCTGCTGGCAGCCGTCGCTGCATTACCTGACCGTACCTTTCTCTATCTGCAGCTCGGCAAAGCATACTACTTGCTGAAGCACTATCAACAATCAGAGGCTGCTCTCAGGAAAGCGGCTCTTCGGGATGATGACGGTAGCGCGCATTATCAGCTGGGAGTGCTCTATCGCGCGGAGAGTAAACCCGAAGATGCCAGGCGTGAATTCAGCAAATCCGATGCAATCAAAGCGGAGCGGCTTGCCGACGTAAAACTCGTCCCCCAACAAGCCGCACCCAATAACTAA
- a CDS encoding tyrosine-type recombinase/integrase → MTGPALVPIAPPAPVTFDWLRAIVLAGVASPYSKRNYSRAFDELGKFLDSIEEPLSRASLVAYRAKLLERNLSASTINVQLSAIRQLAAEARRNGILDSETAASITDFPNVRQQGTQTGNWLSRDQAKELLAVPDQEKLIGKRDHALLALLLGCGLRRQELAVLQFEDIVEREGRAVIVDLVGTGRRVRTVAVPFWVKQSIDRWTAAADIQDGPLLRPVSKSGKPGKVALGDWSVWSVVERCAKEIGIANFGTHDLRRTCAKLCRKSGGDLEQIKFLLGHSSIQTTERYLGSEQEIAVAVNDTWSF, encoded by the coding sequence ATGACCGGCCCCGCCCTGGTCCCGATCGCGCCGCCCGCTCCGGTAACTTTCGACTGGCTCCGGGCGATCGTGCTGGCCGGCGTTGCCTCTCCCTATTCGAAGCGCAATTACTCGCGGGCCTTCGACGAGCTGGGAAAGTTCCTGGATTCGATCGAAGAGCCGCTCTCCCGGGCGAGCCTGGTCGCCTACCGGGCCAAGCTCCTCGAGCGGAATCTTTCGGCTTCGACGATTAATGTCCAGCTCTCGGCGATCCGCCAGCTGGCCGCCGAAGCCCGGCGCAATGGGATCCTCGACTCCGAGACCGCGGCCTCGATCACCGATTTCCCCAATGTCCGCCAGCAGGGCACCCAGACGGGAAACTGGCTCAGCCGGGACCAGGCGAAAGAGCTGCTCGCCGTGCCCGACCAGGAGAAGCTGATCGGCAAGCGCGACCATGCTCTTCTGGCCCTCCTGCTCGGCTGTGGACTACGCCGTCAGGAGCTGGCCGTGCTCCAGTTTGAGGACATCGTCGAGCGCGAGGGCCGGGCGGTGATCGTCGACCTGGTGGGAACGGGAAGGCGCGTCCGGACGGTGGCCGTGCCTTTTTGGGTCAAGCAGAGCATCGACCGCTGGACTGCCGCTGCTGACATTCAAGATGGACCCCTGCTCCGGCCGGTTTCGAAGTCCGGCAAACCGGGCAAAGTGGCTCTCGGAGATTGGTCGGTCTGGTCGGTCGTCGAACGGTGCGCCAAGGAGATCGGCATCGCGAATTTCGGCACCCATGACCTGCGGCGGACCTGTGCGAAGCTGTGCCGGAAGTCGGGCGGCGACCTCGAGCAGATCAAGTTCCTACTTGGCCACTCGTCGATCCAGACCACCGAACGCTATCTCGGGTCTGAGCAAGAGATTGCCGTGGCCGTCAATGACACCTGGAGCTTTTAA
- a CDS encoding Crp/Fnr family transcriptional regulator codes for MKNPAQTAFDPAAYLATAGLGHVIVRLMEGEVFFSQGSRCESVFYLQKGRARLTIVSAAGKEATITVFTAGDFIGEACIAAAAGPHLATATAVTGCAHKSHSSLCF; via the coding sequence ATGAAGAATCCGGCACAAACTGCATTTGACCCAGCAGCCTATCTCGCCACCGCCGGTCTCGGCCATGTGATTGTGCGCTTGATGGAAGGCGAAGTCTTCTTTTCGCAGGGAAGTCGCTGCGAATCGGTCTTTTACCTTCAAAAGGGCCGGGCCAGGCTCACGATTGTTTCCGCAGCCGGAAAAGAAGCCACGATCACCGTTTTCACGGCCGGCGACTTCATTGGAGAGGCATGCATTGCGGCGGCTGCCGGGCCGCATCTGGCGACAGCGACAGCTGTCACCGGGTGTGCTCACAAGAGCCATTCTTCACTCTGCTTTTAG